A stretch of DNA from Vulcanisaeta thermophila:
GGTGAAGTGGATAAAATAATTAGATATTACTGAGCAGGGTACTCAACAAGGCCCTTAGGACGCACTCCCTATTCAGGATCTTAAGGTAAGAGGCCCTGGGATTAGTGCCTGGCGCCACAATGGGTTCCACGCAATCCCTAACCATGTCCATGAACCTACCCGAATCGAAAGCCCCCACCACACCCCTCAGGCATGACTCGAGGTCACCAAGCCTCACTATCTCCTGCCCATCAAGCTCCACTGAGGCGCTCCTCAAGCACTCACTGACCGCAGCCGCGTGCCTTAGTGAGACTCGACCATTACTCACATTAATAACCCCTAAATCCTTACCCAACCCCAGCAATGCCTTAAACGCAACCTCGTTAATCCACGCCGAGGGCGACAACTCCCTCACCCTCTCATTCACTTTCTTAAATAAATCATCAACACCCACCTCACCCTCCATGGCCACCAAATCCATCAACAACCTATAATGAGGGAGCTCACTATAGAGCACCAGGTGAAGTAGGGATTTCCCCAGGTACACATCACGAATAAGCGCCCTGTAAATGCCCTGACCAACCTCGGTAAGGGCCACGGAGCAGTCCTCGCCAACCCTGACTATACCAATCCTCGCAAAAAACCTGGTTATGTCACCCCTACCCTTACCAATGTCAAGCCCCTTGCTCCTGAGGGTCGAGCAGTTAATCCCTGGGTTCTCACCAACAGTTATTATGTAATTAATCAACTTATCAATCCCAATCCGTGGAATGGGGATGCTCCTCTGTATGCCGAGCATGTAATTAATGGCTCCATCACCCACATTTATTACCACTACGTTTCAAAATAGCCTTAATACCGAGAGAATACGCAGCAATCCATGACCTCGTGACGTGCGGCTGCGAAACCACCAAAAGCCAGGGGGAAGGAAATACGCATGTATGGTAATGTCTCAGGAATACGATAATCCCCGTGTTGACATTTTAATCGCTACTTAAATATCTTTTTAGTTTCAATACCTAAACAATGGCATCGGAGGGATCCACTGCATTGGAATTAACCCTAAAATGCCCAATTTGCGGTTCCAACCTGCACCTAATTGAGAATTCCACATACATAATCCTGGGGTGCCCCCACTGTAAGAGGTATACCAGGATGACCAAGAGGTACGCCTACAAGAACTTCATTGAGTATGACAGGGATAAAATACGCCTGAAATGGGCGGAGTTGATAAAGGAGCTTTATATTAGGATTTCAGCAGGGTCGTATCAAGGATCAAATTCACCCTAACCCCCTGTTTAAGTAGGTACTCAAAGAATGATTCAAACAAACTCCCCAGATCCCTTCCCTGTTTTGTGAATACCCTGTAAAGGTGGACGTAAACCCCATAACCACCCCTAACCATGCTAACCACGTCATACGCATTGGGCGGCATGACCACGTACTTAGTAAGGGCGCAGTTGTTACTGGTTACGTAGTTTATGGTTACGAAACCAAGCCTGCCCAACACCGTTAATTCCCCACTGCCAAAGCATGGGTAGAGGATCAACCTCCTTAAGCCCCTCCTCAGTAACTTACCTATTAATGACGGTCTTCTTAACAATTCCCAATACTCATTGGGGTCAATCATTAACGCGTGCACGCTACCTAGAGTATCAACAACGCCCCAATTAAGCACCCTCACAATGCATCGATCACCGCAGTCCTTAACGTCCAGGGTAAACACCTGGTCGATAACGGTTCTATACCTGTTTATTAATTCGTTAAAGTTCACGGAGTAGTTCATGGCCGCAGCCCCTCCTGGGTATTATCAATTCCCCCTCACCCTCATAACCCACTATGGATTCCGTGCATTTAATATCATGCAGGTAGCATGTGAATGAGGCTATTAGTGCGTCAATTTCATGCTGGTTTCTAGGTGCATCGCCGTTGATGCTATGCTTGATCATGCTCATAAACTCCTCCCTGCTTAATCCCAGGATTTTTAGTGATGATGTTGGGTGGACCTCGAGTACCGTGAACCCAAGGCCCCTTAACTCCTCAGCTAATTTAATACCGAATAGTGTTAATTCCCTCATGGGGCCCATTAATGGCGGTAGCAACCTAAGTCCCAGCCCCCTTGCCCTGACCTCAATGAGCCTATTCACACCCCTTCTGGGCAGTGTCAGGGGTGCGTCAATGCACACTAGACGTGGTTTATCAGCCAATACCTCCTGTATCAACTCCCCCTCATTGGCCATGGTCCTCGTTCTGTAGGTTCTTGATTCCGCATCAATAACCGCGTAACCAATCCTCCTCCTACCAGGTAACGCTAGGTCAATGCCCACGTACCTGGTCATTACTATTCACGTTTTATTAGCTTCACATTCAATTTATTAAGAACGTCCACAATAACCCTCCTCTCATCACCCTTAAAGCTCTTCCAATTAACATACGCCTTAACCGGCCTATGCGTCATCATCGTCACAGCCTTCACAATCATATCCTCAGTAACGGGCCTTATATACTTAGGGATTGAATGCCCAAGGTCAGCCTCACCTCTCAACAACCTCTCACTGAAGGTTATGTAGTGCAGGTCCCCAATGGATATGGCTGGCTCCGCATTACTGGTTATCTTACCCTCAAGGAGCTCCTCCACAACAGTAAACAGCAGCTCCCACCCCCTCTCAACACCCCAATCCCTCTCGGTACTACCCTGCTCGATGAATGTCACGGGCTTTAGTGTTATGGTTGGCCCATGGTGCGTGGCCTCCACGTGGCACTCGAAGGATTCAAGCCCAAACTCACCCCTCAACCTGCACAGCTCCCTGAATATGGCGGTTATCGTGTGCGGGTTAGCCAGCGACACAACACCTGGCCTACCACCCAACTCAGCGGCGCCCCAATTACCCGTTACGTGAGTTGTGAACATGGGTCTTGGGTTCTGCATTGCGTGCCTGCTTATGAATACTAATTCATCGATACCCCCAACCTCATTAATTATGTCCTCAACCTCATCCAGGTAAACAATGTCCTTACCCAATGCCCTAATGGCCACGTTGTCGCCGGCCCTATAAACCTCGTAATCCCCAATGGTCCTCGTGAGCCCAGGTCTGTGGTTATTGAGGAATAACTGCCAGACACCCCTCGACACTGGATCTACCATGCTGAATACCAATGCGTAATTTACCATTGCGGGTCAATGTGGTTGGGGTTTATTTTCCTAACCTCCTCAACAACTCATCAATGCTCACCTCAGCAACAACAGCGGGGTACGTTAGCTCAAAATTAAGCAGTACGTCTGGGCTCACCTCCATCACGAAACCCACATCCCCATCCCCAAGGGTTATGCACGCAGTCCTCTCACTGAGCCCACCTGGTACGGCGCACTCCCTAAGCTTTGGTGTGAGGCCCAGGTTACTCATTAATGTCGTTACCGCTGAGAGCCCGTTGGTTAGGGTCACGCCAGGGCCTATGATAAGCATGCCCAGCACCAGGTGCTCCTCAACACCCACCTCACCCACCCCATTGGATCTAGCCACGAAGCCCACCTCGAAAACCCTGAGCCCACCCTCAACCATGGCCTTATTCCTCGACGCCACCTCGAGCAACTGGGGCCATATGTGATCCCTAATTACCGTGTATAGTTCAGACTTTGGGTTTTGAACCTCGACCATGGGCCTCTCATAACGTACCCTATTAACCATTGTGTCCCTACTGCTCATCATGTAATTGAGGACCTCCTGGAAGCCCATGCCAATCATGATATCCCTAATTAGGTCAGCGTACCTACTCAACGGGGTGAGTGACCCCTTGACTGATTGCCTGGGCAGCTCCCTGGGTATCCTATCATACCCATAGGCCACTGCCACGTCCTCCGCGAGGTCCACGGCATGGAGGACATTAACCCTGTAGGGCGCCACACTAACCCTTAATTCACTGCCCAGGTCCTCAACGTCATGCCTACTCATGAGTAGGTACCTTACGATGTCGTCCTTCGTTAATTCAAGGCCCAGGTAATCATTTATGAAGTCCACACCCACATTGAAAACCATGGGCCTCAGGTCTGGGGATTCCATGGACCCCCAGGGAGCCCTTATGTTGATTAGCTCCACGGTCTTTGTGGAGCTCCTCTCGAGTAGGTTGTAGGTTAGTATTGCCAGTGTGGTCTTGGCCAGCTTCAGGTCTAGGGCGGTCACGTCTATCAGTACGTTCTTGGTGCTCTCCGTAACCTTGAAATCCTCACTGCCGAGCACGGGTATTATGACGAGTATGTTATTCTCCGAGTCCTGTAGCACGGGCACCTTGTCGCCGTAGACCGCGTATTGCCCGTAGGCGATGCCCTTGTCCGTGTTCTTCACCACCTCCTCACCACTCATTGGTGATTGGTAACCCAGTGGTCTGTACCTAACCTCCTTCATGGGCATTAGCCTATACGTTATTGGGGGCTTGATCTTATCCAGGTCGTAGAAGCCAATGGCCATTTTACGCCTATTCCTACCATACGTCATGTGCAGCTTCTCCTGAAGTTGAATCATCTGCCTAATGGCCTCATCACTCAACCTCACATCCCTAACAATGCCCATGGCTATGAAGGGCCTATTGGGCACATTATCCACATTAAGCACAAAACCCCTATTAACCACATTAACCCTGGGGAGCCCCACCTCAATCCCCATTAAACCCTTCAAGGCCCTGGCGATACCCTCCACGGAGAATAAATCCGGCCTGTCGTGGGTGACCTCGAACTCAACCTCATCACCCCTAACACCCTCAACCTCACCCTTAAGCCTATTGAGGTAACTAACCAACTCCTCACCACTACTGAAGTACCTACCCAGCAGTGACTCTAGGTCACTGCGCCTGAAGGTTATTACGGGCATTGATGCTGGTTTTAACGGGTTTCTTAAAAGCTTTAGGGAAGTGCGGTGAATCCTTAATAAAGGGGTTGTGCCACTTATCAGTTTGGTATGAAGGTTAGGCACCTCGTGGTGGTTATCCTGGCAGTGATCATAATAGTGGCTGTGGCACTAACACTAACCACAAGACCCACAAAACAATACACCACAGTGGGCCTAGTTAAACTACCACTGAATGCCCAGAGGATAGTCGTAAGCACCACAGCCTTCACAAACGGCTCAGTAATTCCCATATTATACACATGCAACGGTGCCAACGTATCCATACCCATCTCATGGAGCAACATACCACCTGGAACCAAATCCATAGTCGTGGTTATGGAAGACCTAAATGCCCCGGCGGGGCCCTTCATGCATTGGGTTGTCTATGATATACCGCCCAACGTGACATCACTAAGCCAGGGATTACCCGCTGTGGCATCCCTACCTGGCGTTGGTTACCAGGGAATCAACGACTTCGGCACGGTGGGTTATGGTGGTCCATGTCCACCACCTGGGCCTGCCCATGAGTACGTCATAATAGTGATGGCTCTGGATAAGGAATTACCCCTAGGCCCTGGTGTTCCTGCCCGTGAGGTGCTGGGTAGTGTGGGTGTTGGTGATGTTCTTGGTTATGGTATTTTAATTGGTTATTACGGTTAGTGCTTATGCAGATGTGGATCCGAGTAGCGCCTTTATATTCTCGAGCTTCCTCCTTAATTCCTCATTTTCCTCCTTCAATCTCTCATTCTCCCTCAATAGATTGTTAACCCTATCCTCCAGCTCCTGATTCCTCCTCCTTAGTTCCTCATTTTCCCTTCTCAGGTTCTCCACATCTGCCGAGGCCCCGCCAATCCCCATCTCCCTGCACTTCTCCTCAACCCTATCACTCCTGACCCAGTAAATAACCTGTGAGGTGTCCTTATCCCACTTAAGCTCCCCGGTGTCTATGTTTAGTTCGAGGTTCGTTATTATTGTGAATACGTCACCACGCTCAAGCTTATACTTGGGTATTACTTCATCGAAGAACCACCTCTTCATGGATTCGAAGACCTCGTCCATGGAGTCCTTAAAACCACTTGAGTTCTTTATTGTGTTGAAGAGTTCATTGGCCTTATCCCCTGGGAACTGCTCCCTAAGGCTTCCGGCAATTGCCCCAAAGAGTAGCCTGAAGAAGTCGGGCCTACCCTCACGACCATACCTACCGAATAACCTGGCCGCTGAGGTCTTGCCAGTAACCCACCTAATCCTCAGTATATTACCCCTTAACTCAGACCGTGCGCCCCCTCTTTCAATTTCTTCCTCACCCTCCTCCCTCCTCTCCTCCTCACTGCTCATACATTATTTAACTAATTAATGGGTTCTAAAAATCTTTCACCAAATTGTGTACGTATAATACAGTGAATTATGCATGGGCTCACGTAATGATTAGCTTTTTAAACCTCTGTTCAAACGATTGTTTAAATGCCCACGGGTAGGAGATTGAGTAAGGTTGATGAGCAACTGGAGGCTGTGGAGATGATACGCGCGGCCAGGGCCATTTACAACCTGTCATACAGGGAGTTGGCATCTATTGTTGACGTCCCAGAGAGCCTACTCTGCAGGTATGCGAACGGTGACTTACTACCCTCCCTGGAGACCATAAGGATAATTAGGGAGAGGCTTTCACCAATGCTGGACCTAACCGAGGTGCTTAAGCGCACAATAACCATTAAGGGTAGGTTTGTGGATCTGAACAATGCCGTGTTCAACCCATACATACTGAGGCTCTACCTGAGGCGTGTTAAGGAGGTGTTCTCAGGGTTCACGGTCACCAAGGTCCTCACGGCTGCCACCGACGGGATACCTCTCTCGGTAATGGCATCCTACGCATTAAACGCAAACCTGGCGGTGGCCAAGCAGTACAGGGACATCTCCGCGGATGAGTTTTACGAGGTTAGTTACATAGTGGACTCACCACCAAGGAAGGTATCACTATACCTACCAAAGCAGTTATTGAGTAGGAATGACCAGGTACTCATTGTTGATGACATCGTCAGGACTGGTAGAACCATGGATGCACTACTGGACATGATTAGGCAGGCGGGGGCCAGGTTAATCGGCGCCTCGGTCCTCATAAGCCTCAATAGGGACTGGGTTAGGAAGTTCGCGGAAATGGGCATTAAGGTCGACGTAATCCTGGACCTTAGCGAGATTGGTGGTTAAGAATTATAAGGGCCCCTGGCCTTGATGCCCCGTGATTGGCATCTCAACGCCATTAGTGATTGCGTACCTGGTAATAGCGTCACTATCGCTCTACCCAGTGATATATCAATTAATAATAATAGCAACAGCAAGGCCAGTTAAACAGTCATTGGGTATCGCTCAGGGGCGGGTGGGTAATGGCACGGGTAACCTGTTGGTGGTTATACCAGCCAAGTCAGAGCCCATTCAACTGCTTGAGGAGGCCATGAGGAGGTTCTCGGGCATGAAACCCATATTCATACTCGACAACTACCCACCGGAATTAAGGCCGATGATAGAGGGTATGGCCCGTAGGTACGGCGTGAAGGTCATGTTTAGGGAGAAGGCTGTGGGGTTTAAGGGTGGTGCCCTCAATCACGTAATCAAGAGGGTGGAACCACCCAACAACTACCTCATGGCCGTGTTCGACGTGGACTCCTCAATAGATCCCAAGCACCTTGAGGTGCTGCTCAGGTATGCCGAGCATTACGACGCCGTGGTCCCACACTGGGTCGCGAGGAATGGGGATTACTCACAACTGGCCAGGGGTCAATGGATTGGGTACCTCCTCCTCTTCAAGGTCATGGATGGGCTCCAGAGGTTGATCCACTGGGTGCCGGTTCTTGGTAGTGGGTCCATTGTGAGGGTTGGTTCACTGAGGAGGGTTGGTTATTGGCCCGAGGATGTGCTTGAGGATGTGGAGCTGGGGGTTAGGTTCTTCATCAACGGGTTAACCACGTACTACGTCGATGACGCCCAGGTCTACGTTGACGTACCCACAAACTACTGGGGCTTCCTAACGCAGCAGTTGAGGTGGGCCTACGGCGCAACTAAGGTGCTCAGGAAGTACCTTAAGGATTTAATGAGTAGGAGGGGTGGCCTTACGGTGGCGCTGTACCTGGGCCAGTACCTGGGTTACCTCCTTGAATTCCTATCCCTCCTGCTCATGGTGGCCATGGTAATACTAAACATTGAGTTACCCCTTTGGGCATTCATTACCGTAGCCACCATCTACATACCCGTACTACTCACATATCTATACTCACTGCTGAGGTTAGACATTGAGCACGGCGGCAATGTCCGTCGCGATATTTTCGCAATAAATGCGGTGAACCTAGCCTTCATAATGGCAATGCCCAGGTTGGCAGTGGCCAACCTGATGGCGTTACTGGGTGTTGGGGGGATTAATTGGGTGCCAACACCAAAGGGTTCCGTAACCATTAATAAGGGCGGTGCCCACGCACTCCCTGAGTTGGTGATGGTAATCACCGTGGTCTCGGTATTCATAGCATCCCTACTCAGGGGTTTATGGCTTGACTCACTGGTGTTGTTACCATACACCGCGGGTTTCGTGAGGGGTTTGTGGAGGATACTCAAGGGGACGCTTTGATTAGGTTATGAAGAAGTCCATGGGCCCTCCACCCCCACCCTGGCTTAGCGCCTCCTTCAATTTCCTGAAGTCCTCCTCAAGAACCGCCCTGAGCTTTGGGTTGTACAGCGCAGCCGCTGGGTGGTATGTGGGTAGTACCTTAATGTTCAGGTTACCTATCCTCACATTGAAGACGCGGCCCCTGATAGACGTTATATTCTGAACACTCCTCTCGGGGTACCCAGCCATCTTAAGAACCTCCCTGGCACTGTGCCTACCAAGGCATAGTATCACCTGGGGCTTTATCATGAGTATCTGTGTCACCAGGTACGGCCTACAGGCCTCTATCTCATCGGGCTCGGGATCCCTATTCCCAGGGGGCCTGCACTTAACCACATTGGTAATGTACACATCCTCCCTCCTAATACCCACTGAGTTCAGGAGCTTCGTTAATAACTGCCCAGCGGCGCCCACAAAGGGCCTACCCTCAATATCCTCTTTCTCGCCGGGAGCCTCCCCAATTATCATGAGCTTGGCGTTTAACGGGCCCTCACCAGGCACCGCGTTCTTCCTACCCTCATGAAGCCTACACCTGGTGCACCCCCTTATCATGCCTATTAACTCGCCGTAGTCCCTAACGTTAATCCTTAACTTCTCAATATCCATTATAACGCCCCCAGTGGGGTTGAGGAAAGGGAAATTAAATATAATTTTTAATTTTAACCTGTGTTTAATTTTACCTGATTACACTATTATGTTTCCTTGTTCGTCTACTTTTGCTATTACTTTTCTTACTGTCTTGCCTTCGGGTGTCTTGAAGAGTGCCATTACGAAGCCCTTCCTACCCTTAGGCTGCACCTTCCAAACCTTCGTAGGCTTCAACTTCCTACCCTCAACCTCATACTCCCTCTTGGCCAGATCCTCTAGTGTGACCATGTTGGATCAATTAAGATTGCAAAACAGTGCTTTAAAAATATATCGCTTCAAAAAGGCACGTATTAGTTTAAGGGTGGTGTTATGGTTTACAATATTAAAGGTTTAGTAATAAGTATTGCGAATTCTCCACTATCTACGCAAAGACCATTATTGATAATCTTGAGCGGGGTCTGTGATTTACGACCTACGTAATACATAAACGTATACGTTGAATTAGGGTAAACGGTGATGGGTGTTTAGTTTTATTATTGCCCCTCCTGTTTTTGACCTCCCTGTCCCTGGATTTTCTGTGTCTCCTTGTCACCAAGTGGTATTATTGGTCCCTCCTTCCACCCGCCTGGGTATACTATGACTGCGTTTACCTGGACTATCTGGTCGCTTATGGTGTTGCCCCTGACGAGCTTCCTCTTCCTCATTCCATGCTTGGGTGGGTGGTAGCCAACGCCCTCTGTCATTATGAGGAACTTCTTGACCGGTCCCTCGAGTGTGGGTATCATGGGTGCCCCGTCGAACCCCGAGCCCCCTGTTATCCTTATTTTAAAGCCTGGTGGTAGTTCGAAGACGTCCTTTATTATTGATGCGTCGACCTCATCACCGATCCTGAGCCCTATTAGTCTTTGGCTTATGGGGTCCTTAATCTCCAGTTGCTTTGCCTTCCCGCTCATTGGGTCGCTGAGTACCAGCTTGAATGTGGGCATTGCCTACGCTTTACTGGGTAATTTTAAAAACACTTCCTCACGTGCCTAGAGATCCAGTTGCAGCATTACGGGCTTGTGGTCGGAACCCTCAACATGCTCCAGAACGCCGACGTACCTAACCCTGGGCATTAATTCGCTGCTCACCACGCAGTAGTCAAGGCGCATGGCCTTCTCACGCTCCCTGTAACTCCTCCAAGTGTAGACCCTAAGCCCTGGGTGTAACTCCCTGAGTACGTCCACGTAG
This window harbors:
- a CDS encoding DUF429 domain-containing protein, whose product is MTRYVGIDLALPGRRRIGYAVIDAESRTYRTRTMANEGELIQEVLADKPRLVCIDAPLTLPRRGVNRLIEVRARGLGLRLLPPLMGPMRELTLFGIKLAEELRGLGFTVLEVHPTSSLKILGLSREEFMSMIKHSINGDAPRNQHEIDALIASFTCYLHDIKCTESIVGYEGEGELIIPRRGCGHELLREL
- a CDS encoding D-aminoacyl-tRNA deacylase, with the translated sequence MVNYALVFSMVDPVSRGVWQLFLNNHRPGLTRTIGDYEVYRAGDNVAIRALGKDIVYLDEVEDIINEVGGIDELVFISRHAMQNPRPMFTTHVTGNWGAAELGGRPGVVSLANPHTITAIFRELCRLRGEFGLESFECHVEATHHGPTITLKPVTFIEQGSTERDWGVERGWELLFTVVEELLEGKITSNAEPAISIGDLHYITFSERLLRGEADLGHSIPKYIRPVTEDMIVKAVTMMTHRPVKAYVNWKSFKGDERRVIVDVLNKLNVKLIKRE
- the pheT gene encoding phenylalanine--tRNA ligase subunit beta, translated to MPVITFRRSDLESLLGRYFSSGEELVSYLNRLKGEVEGVRGDEVEFEVTHDRPDLFSVEGIARALKGLMGIEVGLPRVNVVNRGFVLNVDNVPNRPFIAMGIVRDVRLSDEAIRQMIQLQEKLHMTYGRNRRKMAIGFYDLDKIKPPITYRLMPMKEVRYRPLGYQSPMSGEEVVKNTDKGIAYGQYAVYGDKVPVLQDSENNILVIIPVLGSEDFKVTESTKNVLIDVTALDLKLAKTTLAILTYNLLERSSTKTVELINIRAPWGSMESPDLRPMVFNVGVDFINDYLGLELTKDDIVRYLLMSRHDVEDLGSELRVSVAPYRVNVLHAVDLAEDVAVAYGYDRIPRELPRQSVKGSLTPLSRYADLIRDIMIGMGFQEVLNYMMSSRDTMVNRVRYERPMVEVQNPKSELYTVIRDHIWPQLLEVASRNKAMVEGGLRVFEVGFVARSNGVGEVGVEEHLVLGMLIIGPGVTLTNGLSAVTTLMSNLGLTPKLRECAVPGGLSERTACITLGDGDVGFVMEVSPDVLLNFELTYPAVVAEVSIDELLRRLGK
- a CDS encoding YbhB/YbcL family Raf kinase inhibitor-like protein codes for the protein MKVRHLVVVILAVIIIVAVALTLTTRPTKQYTTVGLVKLPLNAQRIVVSTTAFTNGSVIPILYTCNGANVSIPISWSNIPPGTKSIVVVMEDLNAPAGPFMHWVVYDIPPNVTSLSQGLPAVASLPGVGYQGINDFGTVGYGGPCPPPGPAHEYVIIVMALDKELPLGPGVPAREVLGSVGVGDVLGYGILIGYYG
- a CDS encoding transcription factor; this translates as MSSEEERREEGEEEIERGGARSELRGNILRIRWVTGKTSAARLFGRYGREGRPDFFRLLFGAIAGSLREQFPGDKANELFNTIKNSSGFKDSMDEVFESMKRWFFDEVIPKYKLERGDVFTIITNLELNIDTGELKWDKDTSQVIYWVRSDRVEEKCREMGIGGASADVENLRRENEELRRRNQELEDRVNNLLRENERLKEENEELRRKLENIKALLGSTSA
- a CDS encoding phosphoribosyltransferase family protein, with amino-acid sequence MPTGRRLSKVDEQLEAVEMIRAARAIYNLSYRELASIVDVPESLLCRYANGDLLPSLETIRIIRERLSPMLDLTEVLKRTITIKGRFVDLNNAVFNPYILRLYLRRVKEVFSGFTVTKVLTAATDGIPLSVMASYALNANLAVAKQYRDISADEFYEVSYIVDSPPRKVSLYLPKQLLSRNDQVLIVDDIVRTGRTMDALLDMIRQAGARLIGASVLISLNRDWVRKFAEMGIKVDVILDLSEIGG
- a CDS encoding glycosyltransferase family 2 protein, whose amino-acid sequence is MIGISTPLVIAYLVIASLSLYPVIYQLIIIATARPVKQSLGIAQGRVGNGTGNLLVVIPAKSEPIQLLEEAMRRFSGMKPIFILDNYPPELRPMIEGMARRYGVKVMFREKAVGFKGGALNHVIKRVEPPNNYLMAVFDVDSSIDPKHLEVLLRYAEHYDAVVPHWVARNGDYSQLARGQWIGYLLLFKVMDGLQRLIHWVPVLGSGSIVRVGSLRRVGYWPEDVLEDVELGVRFFINGLTTYYVDDAQVYVDVPTNYWGFLTQQLRWAYGATKVLRKYLKDLMSRRGGLTVALYLGQYLGYLLEFLSLLLMVAMVILNIELPLWAFITVATIYIPVLLTYLYSLLRLDIEHGGNVRRDIFAINAVNLAFIMAMPRLAVANLMALLGVGGINWVPTPKGSVTINKGGAHALPELVMVITVVSVFIASLLRGLWLDSLVLLPYTAGFVRGLWRILKGTL
- the udg gene encoding type-4 uracil-DNA glycosylase; translated protein: MDIEKLRINVRDYGELIGMIRGCTRCRLHEGRKNAVPGEGPLNAKLMIIGEAPGEKEDIEGRPFVGAAGQLLTKLLNSVGIRREDVYITNVVKCRPPGNRDPEPDEIEACRPYLVTQILMIKPQVILCLGRHSAREVLKMAGYPERSVQNITSIRGRVFNVRIGNLNIKVLPTYHPAAALYNPKLRAVLEEDFRKLKEALSQGGGGGPMDFFIT
- a CDS encoding chromatin protein Cren7, which codes for MVTLEDLAKREYEVEGRKLKPTKVWKVQPKGRKGFVMALFKTPEGKTVRKVIAKVDEQGNIIV
- a CDS encoding 30S ribosomal protein S6e, which translates into the protein MPTFKLVLSDPMSGKAKQLEIKDPISQRLIGLRIGDEVDASIIKDVFELPPGFKIRITGGSGFDGAPMIPTLEGPVKKFLIMTEGVGYHPPKHGMRKRKLVRGNTISDQIVQVNAVIVYPGGWKEGPIIPLGDKETQKIQGQGGQKQEGQ